The Streptomyces sp. NBC_00162 sequence TCAAGCCGGTCATGCCGACCGCCGTGCACACCGCCGGGAACTCCTCGCAGATCTCCGACGGGGCCGCTGCCGTGATGTGGGCCTCGCGCAAGATGGCCCGCGCCCTCAAGCTGCGGCCGCGCGCCCGGATCGTCGCGCAGACGCTGGTCGGCGCCGACCCGCACTACCACCTGGACGGTCCGATCGACGCGACGCGGGCCGTGCTGGGCAAGGCCGGCATGTCCCTCAAGGACATCGACCTCGTCGAGATCAACGAGGCCTTCGCCTCCGTCGTCCTCAGTTGGGCCCAGGTCTTCGAGCAGGACCTGGAGAAGGTCAACGTCAACGGCGGGGGCATCGCGCTCGGCCACCCCGTCGGCGCCACCGGCGCCCGGCTGATCACCACCGCGCTGCACGAGCTGGAGCGCCGTGACAAGGAGTTCGCGCTGATCACCATGTGCGCGGGCGGCGCGCTGGCGACCGGCACGATCATCCAGCGCCTGTAGGCGCTGCACACAGACCCCGTGGGATGGGATGCAGAAGGCCCCGGTGGCCGGACCTGGGGAGGCCGGCCACCGGGGCTTTCGTATGTCTGCTGTGTGGGTCTGCTCTGCCGCTGGTGGCTTAGTACCAGTGGTTGGCGGACCAGAAGTTCCAGGCGTCGACGGGGCTGCCGTAGCGCTCGTTCATGTAGTCCAGGCCCCACTTGATCTGGGTGGCCGGGTTGGTCTTCCAGTCCGAGCCCGCCGAGGCCATCTTCGAGGCCGGCAGGGCCTGGACCAGGCCGTACGCACCAGAGGAGGAGTTCGTGGCGGTGTAGTCCCAGCCGCTCTCGTGCGAGATGATCTTGTCGAAGGCGGCGAACTGGGCCGGGTCCTTGATCATCTGCTGGGCGATCGCCTTGGCACTCGACGGGGCGGCCTGCGCGGGAACCGCGGCCAGCATGGAACCGGCGACGCCCAGGGCGAGGACGGTACCCGCGAGGGTCTTCTTGGAAGCGGCGATGCGGCGGATGACAGCGTTGGACACGGATTGACCTTCCGAAGGGAACAAGGACGGTCGCGGCACGCCGAAGCATGCGTGAGCCACTCACGCGGAGGAGAGGGGTTCGTCGGCGGCGGGTGAACAACCCCTGCCGCCCTGCGACTCATCCAGTTCTACAGACCCCCCGGGGCCCTCGCAATGACCCCTCTTACTAGTGGCCTTCGGAGCCGGGTGGTGACGGCGGCCCTGGCGCCGCATATGGGGCGTTTGGGGCCTACTATCCCGGTTCGTGTGTGACCTGGGTCCTATGGGGCGGGTCACCGCCGAGGGGTCGGAATCTCACTCTTTGTGGATGCTTCGTCCCTTTTGCGGGTGTGGTCCGGGCCACTTCCCGCCCCCGAATCGAAGGTGACGGGGGCATCGAACGCTGCTTTGCGCGTCGCGCGGCGGAGCGCCTTGAGCAGCGTGGCGCCGAGCGTGAGCGTCAGTACGACGGTCAGCGCGGCCCGGCCCAGGTCCCAGCCCACCGACGTCGCCAGGCAGTACGCGACGAAGCGCGCCAGGTTCGCCGAGACCGGCTCGCCCGGGTGGAAGGAGATGCCCTGCCCCATGCCCTGCAGGATCACCCAGCCCTGGAGGTTCATGATCGTGCCGTACGCGAACGAGCCCGCGAAGCCGTACGCCGCCAGCATCAGCAGCTCCGCCCGGCCCCGGATCCTCTCCGGACCGGGCAGCAGCCCGGCACCCAGCGAGAACCAGCCCATGGCCAGCATCTGGAACGGCATCCACGGGCCGACCCCGCCTGTCAGCAGGGCGGACGCGAACATCGTCACCGAGCCGAGCACGAAGCCGAAGCCGGGACCGAGGACGCGGCCGCTGAGCACCATCAGGAAGAACATGGGCTCCAGGCCGGCCGTGCCCGCGCCCAGCGGTCTCAGCGCCGCCCCGACGGCGGCCAGCACCCCGAGCATCGCCACCGCCTTGGCGTCCATGCCGTTGTCCGCGATGGTCGCGACGACGACGGCGACGAGGAGGGGGAGCAGCGCGGCGAAGAGCCAGGGGGCGTCCTGGGAGTGGGCGAGGCCCGACTGCCGGTCGGCGAGGAGCGGCCAGCCGAAGGCCGCGATCCCGATGAGGGTGACGAGGACCAGGGCCGCGGCGGCGCGGGGGCCGATGCGGACGGGGCGGGGCGCCGGGCGGCTCATCGCAGGGCCTCGGCGACCTGGCTCACCGTGAGCCAGTGGCCCGGGGCCAGGATCTTCGCCACCTGCGGCGCGAAGGCGGGGGAGGAGACGACGACCTCGGCGGTCGGGCCGTCCGCGACGATCTCCCCGCCGGCCAGGATCACCACGCGGTGGGCCAGCTCGGCGGCCAGCTCCACGTCGTGGGTGGCCAGGACGATGGCGTGGCCCTCGGCCGCGAGCGCCCGCAGGATCTCGATCAGCCGGACCTTGGCGGCGTAGTCCAGCCCGCGGGTGGGCTCGTCGAGGAGCAGCAGGGCCGGGCGGCCGGTGAGGACCAGCGCCAGGGCCAGGGCCAGGCGCTGGCCCTCGGAGAGGTCCCGGGGGTGGGTGTCGTCGGGGACGTCCGGGAGCAGGGCGGAGACCAGATCCCGGCAGGTGCCGGGTGGTGCGGAGGCGTCGGAGTCGGCGGCGGCGCACTCGGCGGCCACCGTGTCGGCGTAGAGGAGGTCGCGGGGTTCCTGGGGGACGAGGCCGACGCGGCTGACCATCTGGGCGGGGGCGGTCTTGTGCGGGGTGGCGCCGGCGACCGTGACGGAGCCGGTGGCGGGGGCGACCGTGCCGGTGAGGGCGGCGAGGAGGGTGGATTTGCCGGCGCCGTTGCGGCCCATCAGCGCGATGGTCTCGCCTTTCGCCACCGCGAGGTCGATGCCGCGGAGCACCTCGGTCCGGCCGCGGCGGACTCCGAGGTTCCGAGCCTCCGTGACCTTGTCGGTCGGCTTCGGCGCCGGCGCCGGAACGGGCTCGGCCGTGCTTCGGCGCAGCCTGGCCAGCAGGCCGGGGCGGGGGCCCTGCGGGCGGCTTCCCCCACCCCGCCCCTTCCCGAAACCGGGCTCCGCCCGGACCCGCGCCTCAAACGCCGGCGGGGCTGGATATGGCTGGTGTGGTCCGGCTGGACCGCCTGGCGGGCTGGTTTGCCCGGAGGGCAAATCCAGCCCCGCCGGCGTTTGAGGCGCGGGGTCCGGGGCGGAGCCCTGGGAAACGGTGGCGCGGGCGGGCTGCGAACCCTGCGGCCCGGCGGTAGCCGAGAGGCGGGTCAGGAGCGGCGCAGCCTGGCGGCGGGCGTCGCGGATGGAGAGGGGGAGGGGGGACCAGCCCGCCAGGCGGCCGAGGGCCACCACCGGGGGGTGGACCGGGGAGACGGACATGATCTCCGCCGGGGTGCCGAGGACCGGCGCCGCGCCCGGGGAGGGCAGGAGCAGCACCTGGTCGGCGTACTGGACCACCCGCTCCAGCCGGTGCTCCGCCATCAGCACGGTCGTGCCGAGGTCGTGGACCAGCCGCTGGAGCACCGCCAGGACCTCCTCCGCCGCCGCCGGGTCGAGGGCCGAGGTGGGCTCGTCCAGGACGAGGACCCTCGGGTGCGGGGTCAGGACCGAGCCGATCGCGACCCGCTGCTGCTGGCCTCCGGACAGCGTGGCGATGGGGCGGTCCCGCAGTTCGTTCAGGCCGAGGAGGTCGAGGGTCTCCTCGACCCGGCGGCGCATCACCGCGGGAGCCAGCCCGAGGGACTCCATGCCGTACGCCAGCTCGTCCTCGACCACGTCCGTCACGAAGTGCGCGAGCGGATCCTGGCCGACCGTACCCACCACGTCCGCGAGCTCCCGCGGCTTGTGCGTACGCGTGTCACGGCCCGCGACCGTGACCCGGCCCCGGAGCGTGCCCCCGGTGAAGTGCGGGACCAGGCCGGAGACGGCCCCGAGCAGGGTCGACTTGCCGACCCCCGACGGGCCCACGAGCAGCGTCAGCTCACCCTCCGGAATCACCAGGTCGACGCCCTGGAGCGAGGGACCGGCCGCGCCCTCGTAAGTGACCGAGACCTGTTCGAACCGGATCACGGGGACGCCTCCTTGGGCGGTACGGGTGCCACGAAGGCGGGCAGCAGGCCGATCAGGATCGCGGCCGCCGGCCAGAGCGGGAGCGTGGGCGCGACCAGCGGGACCACGCCCGGGTGCAGGGCCTCGGGGTCGACGGTGCCCGCGTGGACGAGGAACGCGGCGACGGCCGCACCCGATCCGGCGACCAGCCAGGCGCGCGGCCCCCACCGGTCGGGCCGGTAGCGGGTGCGGACCGACCGGCGCCCGCCGAGGCGCAGCCCCGCCAGGGCCAGGACCAGGCCGATGAAGAGCACGGGCAGGCCATACACCGCTCCCTCGGCGGCGAGCAGCCCGTACGTGCCCGCGCACATGCCGAGCAGGCCGCCGAGGGTGAGGACGTTGGTGGTGTGCCGGACGGCGGGCGGGACCTGCGCGGTACGGCCGTACCCGCGCGCGTCCATCGACGCGGCGGTGGCGACGGAGCGCTCGAGGGCGCCCTCCAGGACCGGCAGGCCGATCTGGAGGATGGCCTTGATGCCACCGGTGGGGCGGCCGCGCAGGCGGCGGGCGGTCCGCAGACGGACCACGTCGGCGACCATGTTCGGCGCGAAGGTCATGGCGACGACGACGGCGACCCCGGCCTCGTACAGGGCGGCCGGGAGGGATTTCAGGAGCCGGGCCGGGTTGGCGAGGGCGTTCGCAGCGCCCACGCAGACGAGGAGGGCGGCCAGCTTGGCGCCGTCGTAGAAGGCGAAGACCAGCTGCTCGGCGGTCACCTTGCCACCGAAGCGGATGCCCTGGGCCCAGGCGGGGAGGGGGATCTCCGGCAGGGTGAAGAGGGTGTGCGAGCCGGGGATGGGGGAGCCGAGCAGCATGGAGAAGAGGAGGCGCAGGCCGATGACGACGAGGCCGAGCTTGAGGAAGGCCCCGTAGGAACGGGCCCAGGGCGCGCTGGTGCGGCGGGCCGCGACGACGTAACCGGCCACGCCGATGATCAGGCCCAGGAGGAGCGGGTTGGTGGTCCGCGAGGCGGCGGTGGCCAGGCCGAGGGCCCAGAGCCACCACGCTCCCGCGTGCAGGGCCGTGGCCCGGCCGGCCTGCGGAGGCTTCCAGCGGTCGTACGAGGACCCGGGCTCGGGATCCGGCGCCGCGAGCCGGCTCCGCGTGGTCGGGGTCGCGTCGCCGGGTGCGGCTCCGGTGGGGGTGCGCCCGGCCTGCGGCCGGACGGGGTACCCACCCGCACCACCCGTGCGGGTCGTTGCCCGGGTGCGGGTGGCCCCGGTGGTGGGCTGAGCGCCGTCGGCGGCTGCCGCGCCGTCGTTCGTCATCGGGCGCGGCGGCGGCGGGACTGCCAGATGGCCGCCGTGGACAGGGCGGCCACCGCCGCGATGCCCGCCAGCAGGCCCGCCGACGGGCCGCCGCCGTGGTCCGACTTCGGCGGGGCGGCGGCCGCCGGGGAGTCCTGGGCCTCCGGGGCGTCCGGCAGCGGCTCGCCGCAGCCCTGCTTCGGGTAGCCCGAGATCGCGCACAGCAGCGCCGCGCTGTTGTAGCGCAGCGGCTTGGCGACCGACGCCAGCGCCTCGGCCGTCGTGGCCTCCGGGGCAACCTGGGCGCAGGCCGTGCGCGGCTCCGGCTGCGGCGGGGCCTCGCCCGCAGGGGCGTCCGCCGAGAGGCCGAAGTCGATGACCAGCGCCACCCGCTTCCTGCCCTCGGCCGCCGGGGTCGCCCCGCAGACCGCCGTGAAGTCCGCCGCCGCCCGCGGCCGGGCCGACTCGGCCGCCGCGTCCTTGCTCACCGAGAAGCGCAGGCCCTGCACGGAGCCGTCCGCCGGGCGGGCCAGCGAGGGCCCGACGGTGGCGTACGCCCACTTACCGCCCGCGCCGTCCCAGAACGACCAGTAGCGGTAGCTCGACGCCAGGGCCGGACCGGCGGCCACCACGGCCAGGACGATGCCGAAGGCCAGGGCGAGGGCGGGCAGGCGGCGGCGCATCAGAGCTGGTTCTTCTTGCGGCGGCCGCTCAGCAGGATGCCGATGCCCACGCCGGCCGCGGCGCCCGCGCCGATGATCCACCACACGCTCTGGCCGCCGGAGGGCTTGTCCTTCTCGCTGTCCACCGTGGTCGCGGAGGTGTCCGCGCCCTGCGGGGCCGGGCCCGTCGCGTTCAGCGCCGCGACGAGGTCGGTGCCGCCGAAGGACTTCGGGTCGGTGCCGGTCGCGTGGGCGGCCAGGATCAGCGTGCCGAGGCCCGCCGGGCTGCCCTTCGACCATTCCGCCGAGTTGGCCTTGAGCCACTCCAGCGCGCCCGCCGCCGACTGCTTGTGCCCGGCCGCGGCCAGGGCGATCACCGCGTCGGCGGTGTTGCCGGTGTCCGGGGTCGGCTGGTCCGCGCCCGGGGTCACGGCCGTGAGGTGGCCGTCCTTCTTGAGGACCTCGGCCAGGTACCCGGCCGCGCCCTGGGCGGCGGCCACCGGGTCGGCGGCGCCGGCCGCCGGGCAGGCCAGCGCGGCCGCCGGGGTGTCCGTGGTGGACGGCACGACGGCCGTGCCCTTGCCGAGGCCGGCCAGGGTCGCGGCGGCCGTGGCGTCGGCGTTGGCGAGCAGCTTGCCGTCGACCGGCTGGTAGGCGAACGCGCCCCGGTCGGCGGCCGGCTCGGCGGAGCAGCCCAGCTGGAAGGGGAGCAGCCCCTCGTACGCCGACTTGCCCGCCTTCGACTTGACCTCGGCCGGCTTCTCACCGGCCACCGCGAGGGCGCTGATCACCAGGGCGGTGGAGTTGGCCTCGCTGGGGGAGCCGGGCACGTACGCCCAGCCGCCGTCCTCGTTCTGGACGGACTTGAGCCACTCCACGCTCTGCCTGACGGCCGCGTCCTGGCCGCCGAGGGCCTGCAGTGCCTGTACGGCCGCCGCGGTGGCGTTCGTGTCGTACATCGTGTTCGCGTCGCACGTCACGCCGGGGTTCGGGCGGAAGGAGGGGAAGCCGCCGGTCTGGCACTGCTGGCCGAGCAGCCAGATCACGGCCTGCCGGGAGGGCTTGATGCCGACCGTGTGCTGGGCGAGCAGCGCGAAGGACTGCCGCCACACGCCGTCGTACGTCGGGTCGCTCTTGCCGTAGAGCCCGGAGGGGATGACGGGCGGCGCGGAGGGGGAGGCGGGCGGCGCGGTGTCGGCGAGGGCTGCGGGGGCGGCGCCCACGCAGAGCACGGCGGAGGCGGCGAGCGCGGCGGCGCTGCGGCGGACGTTCATGGGGGCGGGTGCCTCTCGTGCTGGGGAGCTGGAGGCAGGCACGCTGAGGCACCGGGCTCCGGCTCCGTATACCTCGACGGTGCCGGCCGCCGGAAGACCCGGCGGCGCGAGCCGCGCACCTCCGGTACGGGGCGTTCCGACTCCCCGCCGCCCGGGTGGTGCCGGGGGTGGGTCACGGTTGCGGGTCAGTGCCGGAATCGCACCGGCTTTCCCCGTACGGAAGTGTGGACGACGGATTCACTCTACCGGCCCGTAGGGTGCGGGCCCGGTGACCGGTGCGGTCCTACAGCGCCCGGTAGGTGACCGGGTCGCTGCCCGGTACCGCCTCCGCGCGGCCCTGTTTCACCAACCGCCGCAGGTGGGCCTCGGCTTCGGAGACGGCGATGTTGCGGGAGCCGTACGGGATCTGCTCCCAGGGCCGGTTCCATTCCATCCGCTCCGCCAGCCCCCACGGCGTCAGCGGCACGGCGAGCAGCTCCCACAGGCCGGTCAGCCGTTCCTCGTGGTGCTCGAGGAGTTCCCGTACGCGGGCGGGGGCGTCGGTGAAGGCGTGCTGGTGGGCCGGGAGCACCTCGGCCGGCTCGAGGCGTCCGATGCGTTCGAGGGAGTCGAGGTAGTCGCCGAGGGGGTCGGTGACGCGGGTGACACCGTTCTCGTCCGGCGCTTCGTACAGTCCGATGTGCGGGGAGATCCCCGGCAGCAGGTGGTCGCCGGAGAAGAGGCGGCCGTTGCCGGGGAGGTTCGCCGGATGGGCCTCCTCCAGGTGCAGGCAGACGTGGCCGGGGGTGTGGCCCGGGGTCCAGATCGCGCGCAGCCGGCGTCCGGCGAGGGGGAGCAGCTCGGCGGGGACGATCTCCCGGTCGGGGACGGCGGCGCGCAGGCCGGGCAGGGTGCGCAGGCGGCCGCTCGCGCGGGCGGCGCGCAGCGGGGCGATGTGTTCCTCGGGGGCTCCGGCGGCCGCGAGCTTCTCGCTCATGTAGTCGAACCAGACGCCGGGCTCGGCGGCCCGGGTCCGTACGACGACCTCGGTGTCGGCGGCGTGCATGGCGATCCAGGCGCCGGAGGCCTCGCGCACCCGGCCGGACAGGCCGTGGTGGTCGGGGTGGTGGTGGGTGATGACGACGCCGTGGACGTCGGCGACGGGGATGCCGAGCGCGGCGAGGCCGGCGACGAGGGCGTCCCAGGAGGCGGGGTCGTCCCAGCCGGTGTCGACGAGGACCGGGCCGCGGTCGGTGTCGAGGACGTGGACGAGGGTGTGCCCGAGAGGGTTGTCGGGGATGGGCACCTTGATCCCCCATACCCCGCCGCCGTGATCGGTGACCGGTGGCGCGTCCGCCGATGTGCTCGGTGACGTGTCCGGTGACGTGTCCGGTGACGTGTCCTGCGACATGAGATCCCCTGCCTGCCCGCTCGCCAACAAGAACCTGTTCCAGTAGTAGCCCAAGTCGACCACTTCCGGCTGCTCCTGACTAGCCGTTGGATCTTCCGGACCTCCCGGCGGGCTGTTCGGTCCTGGCCGTGGACTCCTCTAACTAGAACTGGTATCAGTTCTGCAACGCCAAGCCGCAGGAGGCCTCAGCCATGACCGAGCTCGTGGAACACGGACAACTGTTCATCGGCGGGGAATGGACGGATCCGCTGGGCACCGACACGATCCGGATCGTCTCCCCCCACACCGAGCAGGTCATCGGCTCCGTCCCGCACGCCTCGAAGGCGGACGTGGACCGGGCCGTCGAGGTGGCGCGCAAGGCCTTCGACGAGGGGCCGTGGCCCCGGATGAGCCTGGAGGAGCGCATCGCCGTCGTCTCCCGGATCAAGGACGCCATAGCCGTCCGGCACGAGGAGATCGCCCGCTCGATCAGCTCCCAGAACGGATCCCCGTACTCCTGGAGCGTCCTCGCCCAGGCGCTCGGCCCGATGATGGTCTACGACGCCGCGATCACCGTCGCGCGCGCCTACCCGTACGAGGAGCACCGCCAGGGCGTCCTCGGCCCGATCCTGGTGCGCCGCGAACCGGTCGGGGTCGTCGCGGCCGTCATCCCGTGGAACGTGCCGCAGTTCGTGGCGGCGGCCAAGCTCGCCCCCGCGCTGCTCAGCGGCTCCACCGTCATCCTGAAGCCCTCCCCGGAAGCCCCCCTCGACTCCTACATCCTCGCCGACATCGCGCGCGAGGCCGGGGTGCCGGAGGGAGTGCTGTCGATCCTGCCCGCCGACCGGGAGGTCAGCGAGTACCTGGTCGGCCACCCCGGCATCGACAAGGTCGCCTTCACGGGCTCGGTCGCCGCGGGCAAGCGCGTGATGGAGGTCGCCGCGCGCAACCTCACCCGGGTCACCCTGGAACTCGGCGGCAAGTCGGCCGCGGTGATCCTGTCGGACGCCGACCTGGAGACCACGGTGGCCGGGATCGTCCCCGCGGCCTGGATGAACAACGGCCAGGCCTGCGTGGCACAGACCCGGATCCTCGTCCCGCGCAGCCGGTACGAGGAGGTGGCCGAGGCCCTCGCGGCGGCGGCCGGCGCCCTGGTCGTCGGCGACCCGCTGGACCCGGCGACGCAGCTCGGCCCCCTCGTCGCCCAGCGGCAGCAGCAGCGGTCCCTCGACTACATCCGGATCGGCCAGGAGGAGGGCGCGAAGGTCCTGTCGGGCGGCGGCCGCCCGGCGGGCCTGGACCGCGGCTGGTACGTGGAGCCCACGCTCTTCGGGGACGTGGACAACTCCATGCGGATCGCGCGCGAGGAGATCTTCGGCCCGGTCGTCTGCCTGATCCCGTACGGGGACGAGGCGGAGGCGGTACGGGTGGCCAACGACTCGGAGTTCGGCCTGAGCGGCAGCGTCTGGACGGCCGACGTCGAGCACGGCATCGACTTCGCCCGGCAGATCCGCACCGGCACCTTCAACGTGAACACCTTCAGCCTGGACATGCTGGGCCCGTTCGGCGGCTACAAGAACAGCGGCCTGGGCCGGGAGTTCGGCCCGGAGGGCCTGAGCGAGTACCTGGAGCACAAGATGATCCACCTGCCGGCCGGCTATGAGGCGGGTGCCTGATGGGAGACCGCTGGCAGGTCGAGGTGGACCGGGGCGTCTGCATCGGCTCGGGCATGTGCGTCAACCACGCCCCGGACGGCTTCACGCTCGACTCCGCCCGCCAGTCCCACCCCCGCACCCCCCAGACCGACGCGAACGAACCCCTCCTGGCGGCGGCGGAGGGCTGCCCGGTCGAAGCCATCCTGATCACCTTGGCGGCAACGGGCGAACCGGTCTTCCCACCGGAGGAGTAGCGGCTCCGGATTCCTGTGAGCGGGGGTGTGACGCACAGCGTGCACACAGCATCGGTACGATCGCGGGGCTTATCTGCCCCATACGTATCGGTGTCGCGGACACCCAGGAATCCCAGAGGTGTCATGTCCGACAGGCTCGTCCTCAACGGGGGCCGTGTCCCGGCCCCCGCCGGGGAGCCGCAGACGGCCCCCGACCCGACCCGTCTCCAGAGGATGTGGCCGCGCCGCGGCCGCGCGGCGGAGCGGGCGCCGCGGATCGCGGTGCTGGACGGCCTGCGGCTGCTCGCGGCGCTGTCGGTGGTCCTGTTCCACTACCTGGCCGGCTCGGGGACGATCCCCTGGCAGCGCACGGCGGTCGAGCTGTTTCCCACGCTGCACCGGATAGCCGGGTTCGGCTGGCTGGGCGTGGTCTTCTTCTTCATGATCAGCGGGTTCGTCATCTGCATGTCCGGCTGGGGCAAATCGCTCCAGCAGTTCTGGCGGGGCCGGATCCTGCGGCTGTTCCCGCTCTACTGGGCGGCGGTCGTGCTCGCCTCGGCGGCCGCCCGCCTGGGCCCGCGGACACCCGGCGAGCCGAGGGTCACCGTCGGCCAGATGCTGAGCAACCTCACGATGCTGCAAGAACCCCTCGGCGTGTGGCACGTGGACAACGTCTACTGGACGCTCTGGGTCGAGATGCGTTTCTACCTGCTCTTCTCGCTGGTCGTGCTGCTGGGCACGAGCTACCGCCGGGCCGCGACCTTCTGCTGGGTGTGGGCGCTGGCCTCGGTCCTGGCGCCGAAATCGGGCATCCCGCTCCTGACTCAGATCCTGGTGCCCGACTGGGCGCCCTTCTTCATCGCCGGCATCGCCTTCTACCTGGTCCGCCGGGCGGGCAGGCTCGAGGGCGAGACCCTGGGCATCCTGGCACTGTCCTGGCTGCTGATGCAGCACCACCTCCGGGCGATCATGGAGGGCGAAGGGCACGGCATCAACTGGAAGGTCTGCCTGGTCGCGATCACCGCCATGTACCTGGTGATGGGCCTGATCGCGCTCGGGAAGCTGGACTGGATCCAGTGGCGCTGGCTGCCGGTCGCGGGCGCGATCTCGTACCCGCTCTACCTCGTGCACCAGTCGCTGGGCGTGCGGGTGATCTGGCGGTGGAACGAGCAATGGGGCGCCTGGCCGACCCTGATCGGGGTGACCGCCGTGATGGTGCTGATCGCCTGGCTGCTGCACCGCCTGGTGGAACGGCCGCTCACCCGGCTGCTGCGCCGTCTGATGACCCCGCAGACCGAGCGGCCGCAGAAGGCCCTCGTATAGGCGTCTGGCCGGACCCGCCCTGCACGGGCGGGTTCAGGCCTTTTCCGGGGCCTTTTCCGGGGAGGTCAGGTCGATCAGGCGGCAGACCGTTTCGATGTCGATCTTGACCTGGGCGATCGAGGCGCGGCCCGAGAGCCAGGTGATCAGGGCCGAGTGCCAGGTGTGCTCGATGACGCGGACCGCCGAGAGCTGTTCCGCCGTCGGCGGGGCGTCCAGGCCCATCGCGTCCAGGATGATCGCCGTGGTCAGCCGGGACACCGTGTCCACCTCGGGGCTCACGCTGCGGTCCGCGAAGGTCAGCGCGCGCACCATCGCGTCCGCGAGGTGCGGTTCCCGCTGGAGGGCCCGGAAGGCCCGCATCAGCGTCTCCGCGACCCGCGCCGCCGGGTCGTCCCCGGCCGGCGGGCGCTTGCGCAGCGTGGTGTGCATGTGCTGGAGCTGGTCCTGCATCGTGGCGACCAGCAGGTGCACCTTGGACGGGAAGTAGCGGTACAGGGTGCCCAGCGCCACGCCGGCCGCCTCGGCGACCTCGCGCATCTGGACCGCGTCGAAGCCGCCCCGGCTGGCCAACTGGGCGCTGGCGTGCAGGATCCGGCGGCGGCGCGCCTCCTGGCGCTCCGTCAGGGGAGGCGACGCCGGTGTGGTGACGGCCTTCACTTCCGCTGTCATGTGTCCCGTTGTCCCGTTCCGTGTCGTTGCGCGAGCTGATTCCGGGCCGATCGGGAGTCAGCATGGCAGGCGCCCAGTCGTGGCGCGAATCACCTGCTCCGCCTCTTACGGTGTAGTTTCCGGCCGGTAGATTCAATGGTCTTCAACGGATCAAGTCTGAAACTTGTTCTACATTATCCGAGCGGTTACGCTCCGGCGAAAGTTGCAGGGAGAAGGGGGCCGAGAGTGACCGCTGAGGCCATGGTGACGAGCCCTTTCGCGGGTTCCGCCACCGACGGCGACCGCCCGCTGCGCATCGCACTCCTCACCTATAAGGGGAACCCGTTCTGCGGCGGTCAGGGCGTCTACGTCCGCCACCTCTCGCGCGAGCTCGTACGCCTGGGACACTCCGTCGAGGTCGTCGGAGCGCAGCCCTACCCGGTGCTCGACACGGGCGCCACCCTCACCGAGCTCCCGAGCCTCGACCTCTACCGGCAGCCCGACCCCTTCCGGACCCCCAAGCGCGGCGAGTACCGGGACTGGATCGACGC is a genomic window containing:
- a CDS encoding transglycosylase SLT domain-containing protein → MSNAVIRRIAASKKTLAGTVLALGVAGSMLAAVPAQAAPSSAKAIAQQMIKDPAQFAAFDKIISHESGWDYTATNSSSGAYGLVQALPASKMASAGSDWKTNPATQIKWGLDYMNERYGSPVDAWNFWSANHWY
- a CDS encoding ECF transporter S component, which produces MSRPAPRPVRIGPRAAAALVLVTLIGIAAFGWPLLADRQSGLAHSQDAPWLFAALLPLLVAVVVATIADNGMDAKAVAMLGVLAAVGAALRPLGAGTAGLEPMFFLMVLSGRVLGPGFGFVLGSVTMFASALLTGGVGPWMPFQMLAMGWFSLGAGLLPGPERIRGRAELLMLAAYGFAGSFAYGTIMNLQGWVILQGMGQGISFHPGEPVSANLARFVAYCLATSVGWDLGRAALTVVLTLTLGATLLKALRRATRKAAFDAPVTFDSGAGSGPDHTRKRDEASTKSEIPTPRR
- a CDS encoding ABC transporter ATP-binding protein; this encodes MIRFEQVSVTYEGAAGPSLQGVDLVIPEGELTLLVGPSGVGKSTLLGAVSGLVPHFTGGTLRGRVTVAGRDTRTHKPRELADVVGTVGQDPLAHFVTDVVEDELAYGMESLGLAPAVMRRRVEETLDLLGLNELRDRPIATLSGGQQQRVAIGSVLTPHPRVLVLDEPTSALDPAAAEEVLAVLQRLVHDLGTTVLMAEHRLERVVQYADQVLLLPSPGAAPVLGTPAEIMSVSPVHPPVVALGRLAGWSPLPLSIRDARRQAAPLLTRLSATAGPQGSQPARATVSQGSAPDPAPQTPAGLDLPSGQTSPPGGPAGPHQPYPAPPAFEARVRAEPGFGKGRGGGSRPQGPRPGLLARLRRSTAEPVPAPAPKPTDKVTEARNLGVRRGRTEVLRGIDLAVAKGETIALMGRNGAGKSTLLAALTGTVAPATGSVTVAGATPHKTAPAQMVSRVGLVPQEPRDLLYADTVAAECAAADSDASAPPGTCRDLVSALLPDVPDDTHPRDLSEGQRLALALALVLTGRPALLLLDEPTRGLDYAAKVRLIEILRALAAEGHAIVLATHDVELAAELAHRVVILAGGEIVADGPTAEVVVSSPAFAPQVAKILAPGHWLTVSQVAEALR
- a CDS encoding energy-coupling factor transporter transmembrane component T; amino-acid sequence: MTNDGAAAADGAQPTTGATRTRATTRTGGAGGYPVRPQAGRTPTGAAPGDATPTTRSRLAAPDPEPGSSYDRWKPPQAGRATALHAGAWWLWALGLATAASRTTNPLLLGLIIGVAGYVVAARRTSAPWARSYGAFLKLGLVVIGLRLLFSMLLGSPIPGSHTLFTLPEIPLPAWAQGIRFGGKVTAEQLVFAFYDGAKLAALLVCVGAANALANPARLLKSLPAALYEAGVAVVVAMTFAPNMVADVVRLRTARRLRGRPTGGIKAILQIGLPVLEGALERSVATAASMDARGYGRTAQVPPAVRHTTNVLTLGGLLGMCAGTYGLLAAEGAVYGLPVLFIGLVLALAGLRLGGRRSVRTRYRPDRWGPRAWLVAGSGAAVAAFLVHAGTVDPEALHPGVVPLVAPTLPLWPAAAILIGLLPAFVAPVPPKEASP
- a CDS encoding SCO2322 family protein, translating into MRRRLPALALAFGIVLAVVAAGPALASSYRYWSFWDGAGGKWAYATVGPSLARPADGSVQGLRFSVSKDAAAESARPRAAADFTAVCGATPAAEGRKRVALVIDFGLSADAPAGEAPPQPEPRTACAQVAPEATTAEALASVAKPLRYNSAALLCAISGYPKQGCGEPLPDAPEAQDSPAAAAPPKSDHGGGPSAGLLAGIAAVAALSTAAIWQSRRRRAR
- a CDS encoding prenyltransferase/squalene oxidase repeat-containing protein, whose translation is MNVRRSAAALAASAVLCVGAAPAALADTAPPASPSAPPVIPSGLYGKSDPTYDGVWRQSFALLAQHTVGIKPSRQAVIWLLGQQCQTGGFPSFRPNPGVTCDANTMYDTNATAAAVQALQALGGQDAAVRQSVEWLKSVQNEDGGWAYVPGSPSEANSTALVISALAVAGEKPAEVKSKAGKSAYEGLLPFQLGCSAEPAADRGAFAYQPVDGKLLANADATAAATLAGLGKGTAVVPSTTDTPAAALACPAAGAADPVAAAQGAAGYLAEVLKKDGHLTAVTPGADQPTPDTGNTADAVIALAAAGHKQSAAGALEWLKANSAEWSKGSPAGLGTLILAAHATGTDPKSFGGTDLVAALNATGPAPQGADTSATTVDSEKDKPSGGQSVWWIIGAGAAAGVGIGILLSGRRKKNQL
- a CDS encoding MBL fold metallo-hydrolase, with product MSQDTSPDTSPDTSPSTSADAPPVTDHGGGVWGIKVPIPDNPLGHTLVHVLDTDRGPVLVDTGWDDPASWDALVAGLAALGIPVADVHGVVITHHHPDHHGLSGRVREASGAWIAMHAADTEVVVRTRAAEPGVWFDYMSEKLAAAGAPEEHIAPLRAARASGRLRTLPGLRAAVPDREIVPAELLPLAGRRLRAIWTPGHTPGHVCLHLEEAHPANLPGNGRLFSGDHLLPGISPHIGLYEAPDENGVTRVTDPLGDYLDSLERIGRLEPAEVLPAHQHAFTDAPARVRELLEHHEERLTGLWELLAVPLTPWGLAERMEWNRPWEQIPYGSRNIAVSEAEAHLRRLVKQGRAEAVPGSDPVTYRAL